The Cryptomeria japonica chromosome 9, Sugi_1.0, whole genome shotgun sequence DNA segment ACTTGGAAAAACTCAAGATCACtctaacattttgatatttttaaaCATTTGATCCTATtcacttcaaaattcaaaatttaaacattatTTGCATGTTGAAGACCTTTGGGCATGACCATATCAAAAAATGAGACTCAAGCATTGAAAGCTCAAAATTGCCCCCTGACTgccaaaaaccctaaactaacaaaaCACAAGCAGCAAGAAAGaggaggtccccatttgcaatagggCGATATGTGAAAAAGTCGCAATAAGTAGGGGAAAGAGGGACCTCCACAAAGTAAGAGCCCACAATAAAACTACCCACATTCATCCTCAAATCCATCACAACCCTAAAAGGATTTTTGAAACTTCCACTTCGAAGGACTGATTTGAAACAACTCCTACAGTTGAGTCAACGATCCCTAATGTAGTCGAATCCATAGTGTGATGAGCTGGAACCACTGCCATGGAAGGCTCCTTGCAACCATTGACAAGAATGGATCCTGAACCAGCCTTCGGGGGAGGAGAAACCCATTCCGTGGCCCCCAAAATGGCCCACCATCACGGGTCCTCACAGAACACTTCCCAACAACTATAGGGTCCCTCCCATGTTCCTTCAAACAAGCTTCCAACAAATCGAGGGGCAGCTCATCCTTGTCCTCTTCCCAATCATGCAACTAGAAGTCCATGTCTGAAAACCCTTCATCTATAATGTTGTCAGTGTTGTCATCATCTTTAGAGTCACCATCACCAAGAGCTAACATAGACATCACAAGGGTTTGCGTAGACACATCTAGGGTAAACGCCTTTGCCTTCTCCTTCGCTTTCGCCTTTTCCTTCATTGTGTGGTTTTAATGTGATTAATGTTAATGATTGATTTCTCCCAATTGACTTTAATTCTGATTTGGAAATAATCTTATCATCCTTCCTAGATTTCCATATAAATTGAAAGAAATGGATGTTAGTTTTGATAGACCCTAGATCTCAATGGGGGAAGACTTACCTTAACATTATTCTATTACAATAGAGCACCTATAAGTATGTGTTCATTTTGTTAGCTACcgcaaaaaaaattctaaaaatccttTTTTCCCTATATTACATAGATATTgtaagcatttgcttccaaatttgGAATGTATATCAAATAATTAAAGCACTATATAGTCTATAGAGATTGACTTTATTATATGGTTCCTATGCTTGTTCTTTCTAAAAGTAGATCCATATTCCACACAAGTAAATTTACATCTTCCATGCTTATATGTTTTCTCCTTTAGGTTCTAGAAGGCAACAGAGAGCAAAGTAACTGCACACAAAATACATGTCTTTGAATGTTCAACCTTGATCCTTTCACTTGTGAATAGGAGTCCACACAAAAAGACCAGGGCGGATTGTTTGCTACAGCTGCTCACTTTTATTGGATTGAACATTCCAGAAGTATCCTATCTTGTACTGGATGCATAGTACCATCTAATAAGTTACAAACCTAGTCCCACTATAAGTACAAAATCTATACGGCAACCTACCAGTATAATATTCACAATGCAAATCTAATCTTTCCAAATACACCATAAGCATGAGAAACTGATTCTCATAAGTACAAAGTAAATGTGCAAAGTCAATGGCATGTATTTTGCCTATCATTTAGTTATATTTATCCTATTTTGCCGGAATAAAGAACAATCGGATTCCTATTCCTTTTTGGTTAAATTTCTGCTTTAGGCTATTTGAAAAAATAACGGCCTAAACTCCAGCAAAATCACACAACTAACGATATGCATCAAATAAATACCATTGAATGAGCAATATATTCAATAATCTTGATTGACAAAATGCTATACAATTGAGATGAGATGTAAACTTTATGTCATAAGAACAGCTCACTTTGCAAGATTACATTAGATGGTATACCCAGGATTAACCAGCTGTTGGATATCACCATAGCTCTCCAGTTCGGAAATATCTGCACTGCTTCCAAGAAAGAGAGGCAACCTCTGATGAAGTTTGACAGGTTGAATCCCAAGGATTTGCTGTTTACCATCAGATCCATTTCCCCCGGCCTGCTCTACAAGAAAGCTAAGGGGGTTTGCTTCATAAACTAGCCTCAGATGATCTCTTGGATTCATTGCAATTCCACCATAGAGCAGAGTTCGGTGGAAATCTGCTACTAAGGAGCAGATATAACGAGCAGAGTACTTCTTTGGATTTTCACCTTTCCCCTGTCTAACAGTGTCTATATACCTTCTTAAGCCATCTGGCCAATCAAAGTATCTTGCATCATTCACAGAATAAATTTGACCTGCCAACAGACACAACAAAATATCGGAACAGTTTCTATTATTGGGACTGATAATTTGATTtgttacaactcttttaaaagtttaATATAACTTCACACTTAACTtagcaaaaaaaatgaaataaatctaAATACAACCAATGGTTTAGGTCTGGTGCTTCAATTATATTGGCCAAATGGTATTTacagaaaggaaatttttttttatcaCAAATCTAGCTAAGAATAAATTAATAAAGCCATCATACCTACCCCGTGATGGGATCAGAATATTAGGATGAGTAAGGACAAATTCGCCAGTAGAATGATCTAGTGTGAATCCCTGTGTCCCAGAACCAACAGATATGCACAGGATGGTGGCAGATGAATATAATGCATATCCTGCGGCTACAAGGCTTTCACCCCTCTGAAGAACATTGATCGAGGCCTTCTCCTCAACTGTCATGTTGTCATCCAACTCTAAACGATGGTATATTCCAAATATAGTACCAGTTGGAATTGAAGCATCGATGTTGCGAGACCCATCAAGCGGGTCAAAAACCACTACATAGGGCCCATTATTTATTAACCATACTGGGAGATCATCTTCTTCTGATGCCATCACTGCCACTTTTCCTGAACTTTGAagagaatatttaattatgtcATTCTGCAGCAAAGAGctatacaaatttaagaagtagaAAGTTATAGAAATTGAAAATTTGCAGTAGAGCACATGTCAATGTCAGCGAAATGAGTATGTAATTAGACATAAGTTGTCAAGAATAGAAGATCATAAAGATATGGGATTCAAATTTAAGGATTCATGTAGGAATGCGTGACCAGCCTGTAAGAGATTGGTGAGCTTAGAGAGGCCATAGACAGAGGTTTAGTGCCTTAGTTTGTCATCCCCTTTCTTCATCAAATTTGGCTTGAACAACCATCTCAACAACAGGAGCTCCCTATAACCATCCACAAAATGGTACCACTCTATGTATACTTCAGAAATCCTAGTCAGTTATCTACAGAAGGGCACATCATTGGCCAAAATGGTTATTTTAGATTAGAAATAGGTTTGCAAAAGACCTAAGGTCAGAATTTGCAGTATTCAAAATTGTGCGAAACCAACTAGAAATGTTGCCCAGGAATGCAAAGAAACTATTGTTTGCAATAAAGACACATAGGCTCCTGGTGGGTAAAAATCAAACCTGTTTTGCATGCATAGATCTAAAGTTCAGATCTGCCTGCTGATTTAATCAACTATGAACTCAACCCAAGTCATTAGATATCCACTAATTTTGAGCGATATACGATGGCCAGAACATCTGAGTACCTCGTATTGTCTATAAATCCATCATCTATTTGTTTCATGACCTCTATTTAGACATTACAGGTACTCTTATCATATTTACCATTCCAAATTTATTTGGCAAAGTAGAAATTTGCAAATTTATTTACCTCGACATTGCATTTAAAAAttgaactatagattatggatgtGTATGACTATTGCCTCTGCTTTGAAAAGATCTTTCTCAACACTGCTCGCACATGGTTTTCTTTACATTCTTTAAGCCTCCACCTGAGGGTGTTTGAAAATGTTCAGAAGTTTTTTTCCTAGCACCTGCTATTCATTATCTTTTTAACCATGGGCATCACTTCACTTTAAATCTGTCGTGTTTGATTTGTGTGAATATTATCTCCAACTACAGTTTCATAATTATTCTCTGAAAGTGATCTACTTGTGCTACATTTAAATTTACCTTTGCTCAAAATTCTATCCACTGCATGGAAGGCTTTGATTAGCACTGCTTTGACTCGTTTGGATCATGCATTTTTAATTTTATTCTCCTTTTGTTGGTTTGGGGTTGTACTACACTTTCTTGTCTTAACCTTTATGTTCCTCCTTTGATTATCATGCTTAATCAAACTTTCTTTGTTGATTCCATTTTCTCCATTTTCACCTACAAGATTACCACTGTAACCATCAACAAAGAGTGCTCAAATTCATCCAACACATGCAATTTTTCTCTTCAAGAATTTTTATTGTTGCAATCTGCATGCTTGATCATTATTTGAAGCAAACATTCATATTATGCATGGCAGTTCTTAAATCTGATTTACTTCCCCTTTTTTCTAAATTTGATTTTACTCCATAAAATCTTCTTATCTGCCTTGCtaattgttgtgacgtattcacacatcgccccattacaaatggggacccctactttttgctttctagggttagttttctttgCTTGGTTGTCTGGTCttggctattagcctttgcattggagagttgtcaGAAAGATCATTAGGATAGCAGGGTTTGCTTAAGTTGAAATtggtcagtaggtggtccaggGCAGGGTCTCTTTGAAAGCCCTCCCTAGGTCAAGCTTTGCTCTTGTTGATAGGTTATGTCTCGTTTGAGTTTGAGGAAGTCAATGAAGGTTTGTGAGTGAGTATCATCTTTGAGGGATTGAGATTGGTCCAAGTTGATGAATGATGAAGTTCTAGGCATTGATTGATGTGAAGTAGACCTATTTATCCTTGAGAAATGCCTAATGATCAGGTCTAGACTTGGAAATTTGGAGAAATGTCAAGAATTTGAGCATTTTTGCAAATTTCACTCCcagcccttccaaagggtccagagcgaaatcttccttaGCCCCCTTTTGACTCATATTCTAGACTAAACTTTCACTTTAAGGCATGGATTTGGGGGAAATAGGCTTGAGTTCACCTTTGGAGACGCCTTGGATAAGCTTGGATATGGAAATTTGATGAAaaggtcaagatttgagcctaaaagacaaatttcgctcctgacccttccaaagggtccagagcgaaattcctaaataGGTCCAGTCCTTCCAGGGGTACCTAGGCGAAATGGTTAAAATGCACTTTTCATCCAACTTTTGAGCCAGGAACTCCTTTAAGGTGGTTTGTTAGCATGTCTTGAGGTAAGAGCAATGTGATTGAGGGAgaagtttgaatgtttgagtgaTATCTAAGGCAAATtcctcaatttcgctcctgacccttccaaagggtccagagtgaatttccTTGCATCTCTCTTCTAGGTCCTAATTTGCCTTATAAACCTTGTCCTTAAGGCGTAGTGAAGAGAGAATTGATATGTGAAATAGAGTGAAGCGAGGAAAAGTGAGGAATTTGTGCAAAAAGCAAAATTTCGctctgacccttctaaagggtccagagcgaatttctccatGAAGCATTATACCTTGCTCCAACCTACAAACTAACTGATTCTCAAGCATTTCTTGAAGGCAAAagactttttgttgatgattaagggATGAGAAATGGAgttttgtggagaaaaatcaagTAAAACATGTTAAGTTTGAGGTGAGTTGAGAGGAAAATAAGTAAGGAATGAGCCTAAggaagaattttgctcctgacccttccaaagggtccagagcaaaattccttaaAGACACTATTATCCTCCTTGTCCAAACCAAGAACCTTGTCCCTATGGTTGGATGATTGATGCATATTTGCCTTACAAGGTGGattggagcaaaggaaatgatggaattaATAAATGgcaaattttgctcctaacccttccaaagggtccagagcgaaattccaaaAAAACTCCTTTTGCTCCCAATTTGTATCAAGCCTAGTGTTGATTGAGGTGGATTGAACTTAGaggcatccttaggcatgcatttgagtaaatggtggtcacaaaatgtgaagaatttgtCCTAAAATACAAATTTGGGAAGGAATTGATATGTACTTGCCTTTGAAAGGTGATTTAAGGTAATGAAGTGATAGAATTGAAGCCAAATCaccaattttgctcctgacccttccaaagggtccagagcgaaattccttataggtcctgtccttggccaaggtccaaagcgaaatttcttAAAACACTATTTTGCTCCTTGTTTGAAGCCTAGATTTTGTCCCTATGGCGTAACATTGATGTATTCTTGCCTTGAGAAGAGATTTGAggcgaagaaatgatgaaaattgagctaaaatgctaattttgctcctgacccttccaaagggtccaaagcgaaattcctaggaggtctaatgttttgactaggtccttgagcaaaaccCATTCCTAAACAATTTTGGAGgcaaatgatttgatcttggtaaggtaaggttgaaatgaggtctaattgagcaactttgtccaatttcgctcctgacccttccaaagggtccagatcgAATTTCACTATAGGGCCTATCCCTAGagaggatcttgagcgaatttcattctgATGCCTTCTTGTTGATCATTTAAAgtaagaaatgctatgttagaatgaatatattatgtatacttaatcatctttgtttcttttgcaaattaataaaatcaagatGGAGGAGGATCAAGCCAAGGCAAGGAAGACCtattcaagttccatcatcatcaaggacacttcaaatgcatggaggactcaaggtgcttctaAAGCATTGAGAGACTTCAAGTATTCAACTAGTTGCAAGCTATCCTCAAGATCTTCATTTTACCACATGGAAAAATCACAAGATGACAGAGAAGAAAGATCTTATAAACACTTCAAGGCGAGGTGAGCTACCAGAGAAAGAAAACTTGACAGTGAGGAGACCTCATCAAACacatgggagtcaaggaggtacatcattcatcacatcaaaaacagaggaggatcaaccaaggcaCAAACGCAGGCAAGGTGGTGtcccagtcactgttcctccagtcagataggtccatgtcagcatgtccagattcaatgtacctgactcaccagtgatggcacaaacttcgaggcacctacccctgcttcctattggttttcaaatattgaatgtaattttctcattggctaagggagtttgttgtaacaaaccctaattagggttttcatcttgtaatcctagccattgattataaatcaatcagagccattgaattgtaaagagctccctatataaggctctggctcttcatttgtaagggttattaatagttggttaatagaggttagaatagctaatagtcagtaaaatagaatagcaattagaatagaataggaggaaaaggcaagaaattgttgcctaaattgtaaatgaactccattttcattgaagttatggtgaaatgtgtcatttctttgcaatatgcatggtctcttgttgaatcttcattttagatgatagataattagattgaatgaaggaagttactgAATGCACTCACGTGGAATCCGCAAAGTCCAAACCACTAGCCCCTTGTTGAtcgtaagtgcgccctgcgtggtcaactagcatagaatgagcttaatctcaagtcattacgtgtctattgttcatgcattaacttgaatgatgatcaatGTTTGatagtaatgatttgaacatcttcagaactaccctagaagatcgcactaagttggtgttgaattgttcagtttgatggtgagacctagcctagtaggactccacctagtcgttcatccatcttctcgcattctaggtcttagagtagactttctgagccctgtatcttttgatatttctttatcttccgGCCAGTAGATAGGATTCAAGTTCCAGCAGATTAAACACTTAGGccatcaaacgtaagtccccttgtgattccagcataatcacatcagactgatagagcttatccacacatagagaccctacatagaagaaccttggagttatttcaattgatccttaggcaaatcttcagcattcggataactttgttcaagagaggataagataccttgg contains these protein-coding regions:
- the LOC131059160 gene encoding fructose-1,6-bisphosphatase, chloroplastic, which codes for MRSLILCPNLNFHRFPVLSLQSQLQCLKSSPAHRTIKQLRVVVGAMESSSEGHEMKFRTLMDYLGRDGANVPDDMAILFSHMQYACKRVAALVASPWNSAMGKGERPSLAAGSNTGRDSPKPLDIVSNDIIKYSLQSSGKVAVMASEEDDLPVWLINNGPYVVVFDPLDGSRNIDASIPTGTIFGIYHRLELDDNMTVEEKASINVLQRGESLVAAGYALYSSATILCISVGSGTQGFTLDHSTGEFVLTHPNILIPSRGQIYSVNDARYFDWPDGLRRYIDTVRQGKGENPKKYSARYICSLVADFHRTLLYGGIAMNPRDHLRLVYEANPLSFLVEQAGGNGSDGKQQILGIQPVKLHQRLPLFLGSSADISELESYGDIQQLVNPGYTI